In Arthrobacter sp. B3I4, the following proteins share a genomic window:
- the gcvP gene encoding aminomethyl-transferring glycine dehydrogenase, with translation MEFLVTVTSASTSFVDRHVGARHQADVDAMLKAVGYDTVDALVDTAVPKGIRQDSPLKLNEALSEVEVLAALRRLAAKNKTAVQMIGQGYYDTVTPAVIRRNILEAPAWYTAYTPYQPEISQGRLEALLNFQTMVQDLVGLPIANASLLDEATAVAEAVLMMRRANKNKAAHDGKTVLDADCLPQTIAIVKGRAEALGFEVEVADLSKALPDGAINGVVLQQPGASGRVFDHSAVIAEAKERGALVTVAADLLALTLITPPGEQGADIAVGSAQRFGVPLFFGGPHAAYMAVAKGLERSMPGRLVGVSKDNAGTPAYRLALQTREQHIRREKATSNICTAQALLAIVASFYAVYHGPDGLKAIAETTHSHARTIAASLKAAGLDVQHTSFFDTVTVSVPGKAADIIAAADARGINLRAIDADTVGISADEATTGANVADVVAAFGASVVDTVEGFALDTAVERTSDYLQHPVFNTHRSETQLLRYIRRLSDRDLALDRTMIPLGSCTMKLNATAEMEAISWPEFASIHPFAPESQTAGWRELIEDLEAQLTEITGYDQVSIQPNAGSQGELAGLLAIRGYHLSRGEDQRNICLIPASAHGTNAASAVLAGMKVVVVATATDGTIDHADLQAKIELHNDALSAIMITYPSTHGVYDADVREVCDAVHAAGGQVYVDGANLNALVGLAQPGQFGGDVSHLNLHKTFCIPHGGGGPGVGPVAAKAHLAPFMPGNAADPANGAGGTPISASRYGSAGVLPISWAYVKLMGGAGLTEATKAALLAANYVAARLNDYFPVLYTGEGGLVAHECILDLRELTAKTGVTAEDVAKRLIDYGFHAPTLAFPVAGTLMVEPTESEDLGEIDRFIDAMISIRAEIDQVAHGDFTVEHSPLRNAPHTAAAVISTGWERGYSREQAVFPVHTLKQDKYFPPVGRIDGAAGDRNLICSCPPLSEFEN, from the coding sequence ATGGAGTTCCTTGTGACTGTTACCTCAGCCTCCACGTCCTTCGTCGACCGGCACGTCGGCGCCCGCCACCAGGCCGACGTCGACGCCATGCTGAAGGCTGTCGGCTACGACACCGTCGACGCACTGGTCGACACCGCCGTTCCGAAGGGCATCCGGCAGGACTCACCGCTGAAGCTCAACGAAGCGCTCAGCGAAGTCGAGGTCCTGGCCGCGCTGCGCAGGCTCGCCGCCAAGAACAAGACCGCGGTCCAGATGATCGGCCAGGGCTACTACGACACCGTCACGCCGGCCGTGATCCGCCGCAACATCCTGGAAGCCCCGGCCTGGTACACCGCCTACACCCCGTACCAGCCGGAAATCTCCCAGGGCCGGCTCGAGGCGCTGCTGAACTTCCAGACCATGGTCCAGGACCTCGTCGGCCTGCCGATCGCCAACGCCTCGCTGCTGGACGAAGCCACCGCCGTCGCCGAGGCCGTGCTGATGATGCGCCGCGCCAACAAGAACAAAGCCGCGCACGACGGCAAGACCGTCCTCGACGCCGACTGCCTGCCACAGACCATCGCCATCGTGAAGGGCCGCGCGGAGGCCCTCGGCTTCGAGGTCGAGGTCGCCGACTTGTCCAAGGCCCTGCCCGATGGCGCCATCAACGGCGTCGTCCTCCAGCAGCCGGGAGCTTCCGGCCGCGTGTTCGACCACTCCGCCGTCATCGCCGAAGCCAAGGAGCGCGGCGCGCTCGTCACCGTGGCCGCGGACCTGCTCGCACTGACCCTGATCACCCCTCCCGGTGAGCAGGGCGCGGACATCGCCGTCGGCTCCGCGCAGCGTTTCGGCGTGCCGCTCTTCTTTGGCGGCCCGCACGCCGCCTACATGGCAGTGGCGAAGGGCCTGGAGCGCTCGATGCCCGGCCGCCTGGTGGGAGTCTCCAAAGACAACGCCGGGACTCCGGCCTACCGGCTGGCACTGCAGACCCGCGAGCAGCATATCCGTCGCGAGAAGGCCACCTCCAACATCTGCACGGCACAGGCGCTGCTGGCCATCGTCGCTTCCTTCTACGCCGTTTACCACGGCCCGGACGGACTGAAGGCCATCGCTGAAACCACCCACAGCCACGCCCGCACCATCGCCGCCTCCCTTAAGGCCGCCGGCCTGGACGTGCAGCACACCTCTTTCTTCGACACCGTCACCGTCTCCGTGCCCGGCAAGGCTGCGGACATCATCGCCGCCGCCGACGCCCGGGGCATCAACCTGCGCGCCATCGACGCCGACACCGTCGGCATTTCTGCCGATGAAGCCACGACGGGGGCAAACGTCGCCGACGTCGTCGCCGCCTTCGGTGCCAGCGTGGTGGACACGGTGGAAGGCTTCGCCCTGGACACCGCCGTCGAACGCACCTCCGACTACCTGCAGCACCCGGTGTTCAACACGCACCGCTCCGAAACCCAGCTACTGCGTTACATCCGCAGGCTCTCCGACCGGGACCTGGCGCTGGACCGCACCATGATTCCGCTGGGTTCCTGCACCATGAAGCTGAACGCCACGGCGGAAATGGAAGCCATCTCCTGGCCGGAGTTCGCCTCCATCCACCCCTTCGCCCCCGAGTCACAGACCGCCGGCTGGCGTGAACTGATCGAGGACCTCGAAGCCCAGCTGACCGAGATCACCGGCTACGACCAGGTGTCCATCCAGCCCAACGCCGGTTCCCAGGGCGAGCTGGCCGGGCTGCTCGCGATCCGCGGCTACCACCTCTCCCGCGGCGAGGACCAGCGCAACATCTGCCTGATCCCGGCCTCCGCGCACGGCACGAATGCGGCCTCCGCGGTGCTCGCCGGCATGAAGGTTGTCGTCGTCGCCACCGCCACGGACGGCACCATTGACCACGCGGACCTGCAGGCCAAGATCGAGCTGCACAACGACGCGCTCTCGGCGATCATGATCACCTACCCGTCCACGCACGGGGTGTACGACGCCGACGTCCGCGAGGTCTGCGACGCGGTCCACGCCGCCGGCGGCCAGGTCTACGTCGACGGCGCCAACCTGAACGCCCTCGTCGGGCTCGCCCAGCCGGGCCAGTTCGGCGGCGACGTCTCGCACCTGAACCTGCACAAAACCTTCTGCATCCCGCATGGCGGCGGCGGACCCGGCGTCGGTCCGGTCGCGGCCAAGGCCCACCTGGCCCCGTTCATGCCCGGCAACGCAGCGGACCCGGCCAACGGCGCCGGCGGCACCCCGATCTCCGCCTCGCGCTACGGTTCGGCCGGCGTGCTGCCGATCTCCTGGGCGTACGTGAAGCTCATGGGCGGTGCGGGCCTGACCGAGGCCACCAAGGCGGCCCTGCTCGCGGCGAACTACGTGGCGGCCCGGCTGAACGACTACTTCCCGGTGCTTTACACCGGCGAAGGCGGTCTCGTGGCGCACGAGTGCATCCTGGACCTGCGCGAACTCACGGCCAAGACCGGGGTGACCGCCGAGGATGTCGCCAAGCGCCTGATCGACTATGGCTTCCACGCCCCCACGCTGGCGTTCCCGGTGGCCGGCACGCTGATGGTCGAGCCCACCGAATCCGAGGACCTCGGCGAAATCGACCGGTTCATCGACGCGATGATCTCCATCCGCGCCGAGATCGACCAGGTCGCCCACGGTGACTTCACGGTCGAGCACAGCCCGCTGCGCAACGCCCCGCACACCGCGGCGGCCGTGATCAGCACCGGCTGGGAGCGCGGCTACTCCCGCGAACAGGCCGTCTTCCCGGTGCACACGCTCAAGCAGGACAAGTACTTCCCGCCGGTGGGCCGGATCGACGGCGCCGCCGGTGACCGCAACCTGATCTGCTCCTGCCCGCCGCTTTCCGAGTTTGAGAACTAA
- a CDS encoding aldo/keto reductase yields MDVSILGLGAGQIGESDVTEAEAAEVLNGALDLGVTLVDTAASYGLSEERIGRHLGRRRDEFVLSTKGGPKINGQRDWSPGSVLESIEQSLRLTRSERIDIFYLHSCPVEVLERGDLQDTLDQAVAAGKIGVAGYSGDNAALAFATESGRFGAIETSVNVADQWNLRNVLGRRTGLGVIAKRPIANAPWRFAERPAGNYAELYWERLRALDLDPGDLDWAEFALRFTVYAPGVQTAIAGTAKLDHLRSNIAAAGKGPLPADALEGIDRAWQAVGADWPAST; encoded by the coding sequence TTGGACGTTTCTATCCTCGGGCTGGGGGCCGGACAGATCGGCGAGAGTGATGTTACCGAGGCCGAAGCCGCCGAGGTACTCAACGGGGCCTTGGATCTCGGGGTCACGCTGGTCGATACGGCCGCCAGTTACGGCTTAAGTGAGGAACGCATCGGCCGGCACCTCGGACGGCGTCGGGACGAGTTTGTGCTGTCAACCAAAGGCGGGCCCAAAATTAACGGGCAACGGGACTGGTCGCCGGGCAGCGTCTTGGAAAGCATTGAGCAGTCGCTGCGGTTGACCCGGTCAGAGCGGATCGACATCTTTTATCTGCACTCCTGCCCGGTGGAGGTTCTGGAGCGCGGTGACCTGCAGGACACCCTGGACCAGGCCGTGGCCGCCGGCAAGATCGGCGTTGCCGGTTATAGCGGAGACAATGCCGCTCTTGCCTTCGCGACGGAGTCCGGCCGGTTTGGTGCCATTGAAACCAGCGTCAACGTCGCCGACCAGTGGAACCTTCGGAACGTTCTCGGCCGGCGGACTGGGCTCGGAGTAATCGCCAAGCGCCCAATCGCGAACGCACCGTGGCGATTCGCCGAACGGCCGGCCGGGAACTACGCAGAGCTGTATTGGGAGCGGCTTCGGGCTCTCGACCTCGACCCGGGCGACCTGGATTGGGCAGAGTTCGCCCTGCGCTTCACGGTGTACGCGCCGGGTGTGCAGACCGCAATTGCTGGCACGGCCAAGCTGGATCACCTGCGCAGCAATATCGCGGCCGCGGGCAAGGGCCCCCTTCCCGCCGATGCCCTCGAAGGCATCGACCGCGCCTGGCAGGCAGTCGGCGCGGATTGGCCGGCCTCAACCTAA
- a CDS encoding TetR/AcrR family transcriptional regulator, translating into MARKPVAREAVLDAFESLLISEGERAATLDAVARQAGVSKGGLLYHFPNKEALVSVLLERLDRLLAEDLDAMAAAPEGAAAYFIKSSVWADTPLDRVFVAATRLAEVAHAETLRRMAEVQASWLALLADDVGTAMAKPVLYMGDGLYFNAMLARGPAEAPRKVAGDVDSLLAAVERLRS; encoded by the coding sequence ATGGCCAGAAAACCCGTCGCCCGTGAAGCCGTCCTTGATGCCTTCGAGTCCTTGCTGATTTCCGAAGGCGAACGGGCCGCTACGCTGGACGCGGTCGCCAGGCAGGCGGGCGTCTCCAAGGGCGGTCTGCTGTACCACTTCCCCAACAAGGAAGCCCTGGTCTCGGTATTGCTGGAGCGGCTGGACCGGCTGCTCGCAGAAGACTTGGACGCGATGGCGGCGGCCCCGGAAGGGGCGGCAGCCTATTTCATCAAATCCTCAGTGTGGGCCGACACCCCGCTGGACCGGGTGTTCGTGGCCGCGACCCGCCTGGCCGAGGTCGCGCATGCGGAGACGCTGCGGCGGATGGCCGAAGTGCAGGCCAGCTGGCTCGCGCTGCTGGCGGACGACGTCGGCACGGCCATGGCCAAACCGGTCCTCTACATGGGCGACGGGCTCTACTTTAACGCCATGCTCGCCCGAGGCCCCGCCGAGGCGCCCCGCAAGGTAGCCGGCGACGTCGACAGCCTGCTTGCCGCCGTCGAACGCCTTCGCAGCTAG
- a CDS encoding MFS transporter codes for MDIILDTAARRKESAPRAPRRDWLALALLMCPVLLVAVDNTALTFALPAIARDLDATGVELLWTVDAYPLVLAGLLVAMGSLGDRIGRRRLLFVGSAGFAAVSAATAFAPSAEWLIAGRAGLGFFGAMLMPSTLSLIRNIFPEPNRRRLAVAIWAAGFSGGAALGPILGGWLVEHLWWGAVLLIAVPIILPLLLLGALLIPESRDPHPGPVDGPSIALSLLAMVPAVYGIKVLATEGPAAEPLAALGAGLLMGYLFIRRQHRLASDTSSTPLLDLSLFANPVFSTAIIANVLALFSYNGFILFLAQHLQLLEGQSPSESGLAMVPALAATVVAGLLVVPLVRKVRPGFVVAGGLLLSAAGYGLVALGNHDGGPGVLLAALLVLCLGVGAAETISNDLILGSAPAAKSGAAAAISETGYEVGSLLGTAILGSILTASYQRNLQLPAGSAQAAPAAAQQAKETLAGAAELAQSLPAPLAETMMAAARSAFDSGVHITAAIALVLMAGAAVLAAVVLRKVPTAA; via the coding sequence ATGGACATCATCCTCGACACCGCCGCACGCCGAAAGGAGTCTGCCCCGCGGGCACCCCGGCGGGATTGGCTGGCGCTGGCACTGCTGATGTGTCCGGTCCTGCTCGTGGCCGTCGACAACACGGCCCTTACCTTTGCACTCCCGGCCATCGCCCGGGATCTGGACGCCACCGGCGTCGAACTGCTCTGGACGGTGGATGCCTATCCGCTGGTCCTTGCCGGACTTCTCGTAGCGATGGGCAGTCTGGGCGACAGGATCGGGCGGCGCCGGCTGTTGTTCGTCGGCAGCGCCGGTTTCGCGGCCGTTTCGGCAGCGACGGCGTTTGCACCCAGCGCGGAGTGGCTGATCGCCGGCCGCGCCGGTCTGGGCTTCTTTGGCGCCATGTTGATGCCGTCCACGCTGTCGCTGATCCGCAACATCTTCCCCGAACCGAACCGCAGGCGGCTTGCGGTGGCGATCTGGGCCGCCGGTTTCTCCGGCGGCGCCGCACTGGGCCCCATTCTGGGCGGCTGGCTGGTGGAGCACCTGTGGTGGGGCGCGGTCCTCCTGATCGCAGTGCCCATCATCCTGCCGCTGCTGCTCCTCGGCGCGCTCCTGATTCCTGAATCCCGCGACCCGCACCCCGGCCCGGTGGACGGGCCCAGCATTGCCCTGTCGCTGCTGGCCATGGTTCCTGCCGTTTACGGCATCAAGGTCCTGGCCACCGAGGGCCCGGCCGCCGAGCCGCTCGCGGCGCTCGGCGCGGGCCTGCTGATGGGATACCTGTTTATCCGACGCCAGCACCGGCTGGCGTCGGACACGTCATCCACTCCCCTACTGGACCTGTCCCTGTTCGCCAACCCCGTCTTCAGCACCGCCATCATTGCCAACGTCCTGGCGTTGTTCTCGTACAACGGCTTCATCCTGTTCCTGGCCCAGCATCTGCAACTACTGGAAGGGCAGTCCCCCTCGGAGTCCGGCCTGGCAATGGTCCCGGCGCTGGCCGCCACCGTCGTCGCCGGACTGCTGGTGGTGCCGCTGGTCCGCAAGGTCCGCCCCGGCTTCGTGGTGGCCGGCGGCCTGCTGCTGAGCGCGGCAGGGTACGGCCTGGTGGCCCTCGGGAACCACGACGGCGGCCCGGGCGTACTGCTGGCTGCCCTGCTGGTGCTGTGTCTGGGTGTCGGCGCCGCCGAGACCATTTCCAACGATCTGATCCTGGGGTCGGCACCGGCGGCGAAGTCGGGCGCCGCGGCGGCCATCTCGGAAACCGGCTACGAGGTCGGCTCGCTGCTCGGCACCGCCATCCTCGGCTCCATCCTGACGGCCTCCTACCAGCGCAACCTCCAGCTGCCCGCTGGCTCCGCCCAGGCGGCCCCCGCCGCGGCGCAACAGGCCAAAGAAACCCTTGCCGGCGCCGCGGAGCTGGCACAGTCGCTGCCGGCCCCGCTTGCCGAAACCATGATGGCAGCGGCCCGGTCCGCATTCGACTCCGGCGTCCACATCACGGCGGCCATCGCGCTGGTCCTGATGGCGGGAGCCGCGGTCCTCGCCGCCGTCGTACTGCGCAAGGTCCCGACGGCGGCCTAA
- a CDS encoding Dps family protein, translated as MKATPTLTSNLQAVLVDLIELHVQGKQAHWNIVGTNFRDLHLQLDEIIEAARGFADEMAERMRALHALPDGRSSTVSKTTSLAEFPTGLINTKDAIDKIVAALEAAVGTMRKVHDEVDEEDPTTADLLHAFIAKFEQYAWMVNAETMRATADVTKADSKKK; from the coding sequence ATGAAAGCAACGCCGACCCTGACGAGCAACCTGCAGGCAGTTCTCGTGGACCTGATCGAACTCCACGTCCAGGGCAAGCAGGCCCACTGGAACATCGTGGGAACGAACTTCCGCGACCTCCACCTGCAGCTGGATGAGATTATTGAAGCTGCCCGCGGCTTTGCCGACGAAATGGCCGAGCGGATGCGGGCGCTCCACGCGCTGCCCGACGGCCGCAGCTCCACCGTCTCCAAGACCACGTCGCTCGCCGAATTCCCGACCGGCCTGATCAACACCAAGGATGCGATCGACAAGATCGTTGCCGCGCTCGAGGCCGCCGTCGGCACAATGCGCAAGGTGCACGACGAAGTCGACGAGGAAGATCCCACGACGGCGGACCTGCTCCACGCCTTCATTGCCAAGTTCGAGCAGTACGCCTGGATGGTGAACGCCGAAACCATGCGTGCCACCGCCGACGTCACCAAAGCGGACTCCAAGAAGAAGTAA
- a CDS encoding sigma-70 family RNA polymerase sigma factor, whose product MNRVERNEMVTQHLPLVGYLVSDLCSKASHLSRDDLASAGAVALITSADAFDPDLGVPFGAFARRRILGAFADEMRASDWATRSARRRIKETMSVQETLGAALGRTPSVDEIAAALGVQQSVVEAALADASRTLTPLDDAVVDTLAAETLSPESSVLADERLQYLRAAVKSLPERMRYVVEEIYFGDRTVKDLAAELGSTHAAVSQQRAEAIRLMRDGLTAHYTDDPDRNFEPQSRITPRRRNDYLAQLSQATAGGITRAFFPQGPMLNQAV is encoded by the coding sequence TTGAATCGCGTGGAACGAAACGAGATGGTCACTCAGCATCTTCCGCTGGTCGGCTATCTCGTCTCAGATTTGTGCTCGAAGGCGTCACACCTCTCGCGCGATGACCTTGCGTCGGCTGGTGCCGTCGCCCTCATTACCTCGGCTGATGCCTTCGATCCGGATCTGGGCGTACCCTTCGGGGCGTTCGCCCGACGGCGCATCCTCGGCGCGTTCGCGGACGAGATGCGCGCCAGCGACTGGGCCACACGCTCGGCGCGCCGCCGGATAAAAGAGACGATGTCGGTCCAGGAAACGCTGGGAGCGGCGCTCGGCCGCACCCCCTCCGTTGACGAAATCGCGGCGGCCCTGGGCGTCCAGCAAAGCGTGGTCGAAGCGGCCCTCGCGGACGCGTCCCGGACCCTTACCCCGCTGGATGACGCCGTCGTCGACACGCTGGCCGCAGAAACGCTGTCCCCGGAAAGCTCGGTGCTGGCCGACGAACGGCTCCAGTACCTCCGTGCCGCCGTGAAGTCGCTGCCCGAACGGATGCGTTACGTCGTCGAGGAGATCTACTTCGGTGACCGGACCGTCAAGGACCTCGCGGCCGAACTGGGCTCCACCCACGCGGCCGTCTCGCAGCAGCGCGCCGAGGCGATCCGCCTCATGCGCGACGGGCTCACCGCCCACTACACGGACGACCCGGACCGGAATTTCGAACCGCAGTCCCGCATCACGCCGCGGCGCCGGAACGACTACCTCGCGCAGCTTTCGCAGGCCACGGCCGGCGGCATCACCCGGGCCTTCTTTCCGCAGGGGCCGATGCTCAACCAGGCCGTCTAG
- a CDS encoding flagellar protein FlgN, with translation MGAGDLSAALWQERRQLELLLFRLETQRLHVSAGNIQWLTFTASEVEAVLDRLRFEALARNVESAAVAGQWGLPAQATLVELVAAAPPGSWPTVLQDHLDGLRVLLVRLGEVARANEQALLSLEPPAGPRDAAGMLEQLTTAENIERALAITRRATEQWMAQYLGDDATPH, from the coding sequence ATGGGTGCAGGGGATCTTTCGGCGGCGCTGTGGCAGGAGCGGCGCCAGCTCGAACTGCTGCTGTTTCGGCTGGAAACGCAGCGCCTGCACGTGTCGGCCGGCAATATCCAATGGCTGACGTTCACCGCTTCTGAGGTGGAGGCCGTGCTCGACCGGCTGCGCTTCGAGGCCCTGGCCAGGAACGTTGAATCCGCGGCCGTGGCCGGGCAATGGGGCCTGCCGGCGCAGGCGACGCTGGTGGAACTGGTGGCTGCGGCTCCGCCGGGTTCCTGGCCGACTGTCCTGCAGGACCACTTGGACGGCTTGCGGGTTTTGTTGGTGCGGCTCGGGGAGGTGGCGCGCGCCAACGAGCAAGCGCTCCTGAGCTTGGAGCCGCCGGCCGGTCCGCGCGATGCCGCCGGGATGCTGGAACAGCTGACGACGGCAGAGAACATTGAGCGCGCTTTGGCCATCACCCGCCGCGCCACCGAACAGTGGATGGCCCAGTATCTCGGCGACGACGCGACCCCCCACTAG
- a CDS encoding carbon storage regulator gives MLVLTRKPGEQIMIGDGIVITVLEGRGDGVRIGIEAPRGVPIQRREVIEAIAAANLAAAEAGAEAGQGTEDALRGLLPPPAARG, from the coding sequence ATGCTGGTACTTACACGCAAGCCGGGCGAACAGATCATGATCGGCGACGGCATCGTCATCACTGTTCTGGAAGGCCGCGGCGACGGTGTCCGGATTGGGATCGAGGCGCCCCGCGGCGTGCCGATCCAACGCCGGGAAGTCATCGAGGCCATCGCTGCTGCCAACCTTGCGGCAGCGGAAGCCGGTGCAGAGGCTGGCCAGGGCACCGAGGACGCACTTCGCGGCCTGCTGCCGCCGCCCGCGGCCCGCGGCTGA
- a CDS encoding flagellar biosynthesis protein FlhA, with the protein MNNRLARLAVPIGIVGIVLLLVVPVPAPLLDFLIVCNILLALLVLLTSMFVKKPLDFSVFPSLLLVATLFRLGLNVASTRLVLGNGYAGQVIEAFGKVTVGGSMIIGAVVFLILVVIQFVVVTKGAERVAEVGARFTLDAMPGKQMAIDADLNGGLITDGQARERRAEVSAEADFYGAMDGASKFVKGDAIAGVIIIIINFVGGIAIGMLQRGMEIGDALNTYGLLTMGDGLVTQIPALLMAVSTGMIVTRSNAEADMGRTASTQLLQSPNALLIAGIAAIAMALIPGMPPLPFILVGAGLIIASRRTSAALRQVEQVRDAEAAALNAPEQDPNEKLLEDMRVHPVEILLAPDLVDMVSGASDDLLARVRSLRHKIAMELGLVIPPVRTRDSVDLPPATYAIRIAGVESGRGTAPAGQMLALGDSLDSLPGTAMIEPVFGLAGKWIPAEMRHNAEMTGATVIDRVSVLVTHLSSIVTANAARLLSREDVRVLTEGVRKQSPSAVDELTPALLSLAELQRVLQGLLDEQVPINDLARIYEALTLRAKVTTDPESLVEAARQSLGPALTAKFMDGPVLNVIMIDPLLEQSMLEDMRPAEGGSQIVMGQDRLDAVLRSVGNAVDSAAAANRQAVLVCAPALRPAIHRLVGAQPGSVPVLSYREVTSANVRIETVGVVRHAEPLSA; encoded by the coding sequence ATGAACAACAGGCTCGCCCGGCTGGCGGTGCCGATCGGCATTGTCGGCATCGTGCTGCTGCTGGTGGTTCCGGTGCCGGCACCCCTGCTGGACTTCCTCATCGTGTGCAACATCCTGCTCGCGCTGCTGGTGCTGCTGACCAGCATGTTCGTGAAGAAGCCGCTGGACTTCTCGGTGTTCCCCTCGCTGCTGCTCGTCGCCACGCTGTTCCGGCTGGGCCTCAACGTCGCCTCGACCCGCCTGGTCCTGGGCAACGGCTATGCCGGACAAGTGATCGAGGCCTTCGGCAAGGTCACCGTGGGCGGCTCCATGATCATCGGCGCCGTCGTCTTCCTGATCCTGGTCGTCATCCAGTTCGTCGTTGTGACCAAGGGCGCCGAACGCGTCGCCGAAGTGGGGGCACGCTTCACCCTTGACGCCATGCCGGGCAAGCAAATGGCGATCGACGCCGATCTCAACGGCGGTCTGATCACCGATGGCCAGGCTCGGGAACGGCGCGCCGAGGTCTCCGCCGAGGCGGACTTCTACGGCGCCATGGACGGTGCCTCCAAGTTCGTCAAGGGCGACGCGATCGCCGGCGTCATCATCATCATCATTAACTTCGTCGGCGGCATCGCCATCGGCATGCTGCAGCGCGGCATGGAAATCGGTGACGCCCTCAACACCTACGGACTGTTGACCATGGGCGACGGGCTGGTCACGCAGATTCCCGCGCTGCTGATGGCCGTCTCCACCGGCATGATCGTGACCCGCTCCAACGCCGAGGCGGACATGGGCAGGACCGCGTCCACCCAGCTGCTGCAGTCACCCAACGCGCTGCTGATCGCCGGCATCGCCGCCATCGCCATGGCCCTCATCCCGGGCATGCCGCCCCTTCCGTTCATCCTGGTCGGAGCCGGGCTGATCATCGCCTCACGCCGCACCTCCGCCGCTCTGCGGCAGGTGGAGCAGGTCCGCGACGCCGAGGCCGCCGCGCTGAACGCCCCGGAACAGGACCCGAACGAGAAACTGCTCGAGGACATGCGCGTCCACCCGGTGGAAATCCTGCTGGCGCCCGATCTGGTCGACATGGTCTCCGGCGCCTCCGACGACCTGCTGGCCCGGGTCCGCTCGCTGCGGCACAAGATCGCGATGGAACTGGGCCTGGTCATTCCGCCGGTCCGCACCCGGGACAGCGTGGACCTGCCCCCGGCCACCTATGCCATCCGGATCGCGGGCGTGGAATCCGGCCGCGGCACCGCCCCCGCCGGGCAGATGCTGGCACTGGGTGACTCACTGGACTCGCTGCCGGGCACCGCCATGATCGAGCCGGTCTTCGGCCTGGCTGGGAAGTGGATTCCGGCGGAAATGCGGCACAACGCCGAAATGACCGGGGCCACCGTGATTGACCGGGTGTCGGTGCTGGTCACCCACCTGTCTTCGATCGTCACCGCCAACGCCGCCCGGCTGCTGTCCCGCGAGGACGTCCGGGTGCTGACCGAGGGCGTCCGCAAACAAAGCCCCTCCGCGGTTGATGAGCTCACACCGGCGCTGCTCTCGCTCGCGGAACTGCAGCGCGTCCTCCAGGGCCTTCTCGACGAACAGGTCCCCATCAACGACCTGGCCCGGATCTACGAAGCACTGACCCTCCGCGCCAAGGTCACCACGGACCCGGAGTCCCTGGTGGAGGCGGCGCGCCAGTCGCTGGGTCCGGCGCTGACTGCGAAGTTCATGGACGGCCCGGTGCTCAATGTGATCATGATCGACCCGCTGCTGGAGCAGTCCATGCTCGAGGACATGCGGCCGGCCGAGGGCGGCAGCCAGATAGTGATGGGACAGGACCGGCTCGACGCCGTCCTCCGGTCGGTGGGCAACGCGGTCGACTCTGCCGCCGCTGCGAACCGGCAGGCCGTCCTGGTCTGCGCCCCCGCTCTGCGCCCGGCCATTCACCGGCTGGTCGGAGCGCAGCCCGGTTCCGTGCCGGTGCTGTCCTACCGCGAAGTCACCTCCGCCAACGTCCGGATCGAAACTGTAGGAGTCGTGCGCCATGCCGAACCGCTATCGGCTTAA